Below is a genomic region from Pseudomonas svalbardensis.
AGCCTGCGCCCGGCTGCGCAGCAGTCGTGAATCAGACACTGCGGTACTTCAGTTAAACCGACGATTCAGGGTTTACGACTGCTACGCAGCCGGACGCAGGCTTCGCCAGCTGCTACATAAAGCGTCGTACACCGGGAGTTAGGTGTCTTGTCACCCGCATTCGGCCACGCGGGCCTTATGTGGTAGGCTTTGCCGGTTTGCACGATGGGCGTTTATGACCCGGTGTTTCGGCACGGGCGTTCTGATCGTCCCATTTGTCCGCCTTCAGGAGTTCTCATGCGTCTGACCCAGATTTTCGCCGCCGCAGCTATTGCGTTGGTCAGCACCTTTGCCGTCGCCGATGACGCGGCCGACAAAGCCATTCGTAAAAGCCTGGAAAACCTCCAGCTCGAGGTGCCGGTAGAAACCATCACCGCCAGCCCGCTGCCAGGTCTGTACGAAGTCAAACTCAAGGGCAGCCGCGTGCTCTACGCCAGCGCCGATGGCCAGTACGTCGTTCAGGGCTACATGTTCCAGCTCAAGGACGGCAAACCGGTCAACCTGACCGAAAAGACCGAACGCCTGGGCGTGTCCAAACTGGTCAACGCAATTCCAGTCGCGGAAACCGTGGTCTACCCGGCGATCGGCGAAACCAAATCGCACATCACTGTGTTTACCGATACCACCTGCCCGTACTGCCACAAGCTGCACGCTGAAGTGCCTGAGCTGAACAAGCGCGGCATCGAAGTGCGTTACGTCGCGTTCCCGCGTCAGGGCCTGGGCTCACCGGGTGATGAGCAGCTGCAAGCGGTCTGGTGCTCGAAAGACAAGAAAGCCGCCATGGACAAGATGGTCGACGGCAAGGAAATCAAGGCCGCCAAGTGCGATAACCCGGTTTCCAAGCAGTTCGCCCTCGGTCAGTCGATCGGCGTGAACGGTACACCGGCCATCGTTTTGGCCGACGGCCAGGTCATTCCGGGCTACCAGCCTGCGCCACAAGTCGCCAAACTGGCGCTGGACGCGAAATAAATTCGCATCGTCACGGTCAGCCATTGACGATCATGGTTCGGCGGCAGCGTTCGCCGAGCCATTAATAGAGAACCGCGAGTATGCGGTTGTTTTCACGGCCGGCCTTGAGTCGGCCGTTTTATGGGGAGTTCACAGTGAAACCGGTCAAAGTAGGCATCTGTGGGTTAGGGACCGTCGGTGGCGGCACCTTCAACGTACTTCAGCGTAACGCCGAGGAAATTGCTCGTCGTGCCGGGCGTGGAATCGAAGTGGCACAAATTGCCATGCGCACGCCAAAGCCTCAGTTCCAGACGACCGGTATTGCGATTACCAACGATGTCTTCGAAGTGGCCACGAACCCTGAGATCGACATCGTCATAGAGCTGGTGGGCGGCTACACCGTTGCCCGCGAGCTGGTACTCAAAGCGATCGAGAACGGAAAACATGTTGTGACCGCGAACAAGGCGTTGATCGCCGTTCACGGTAATGAAATTTTCGCCAAGGCCCGGGAGAAGGGCGTGATTGTGGCGTTCGAAGCCGCCGTGGCCGGTGGCATTCCGGTGATCAAGGCGATCCGTGAAGGTCTGTCGGCCAACCGCATCAACTGGGTCGCCGGAATCATCAACGGCACCGGTAACTTCATCCTCACCGAAATGCGTGAGAAGGGCCGGACTTTCGAAGACGTACTCGCCGAGGCGCAAGCCCTGGGTTATGCCGAGGCCGATCCGACCTTCGACGTTGAAGGCATCGACGCGGCCCACAAGCTGACGATCCTGGCGTCCATCGCGTTCGGTATTCCGCTGCAGTTCGACAAGGCCTACACCGAAGGCATCACCAAGCTGACCACCGCTGACGTGAACTACGCCGAAGCGCTGGGCTATCGCATCAAGCACCTGGGCGTGGCGCGCAGCACCGCGGCCGGCATCGAACTGCGCGTGCACCCGACGCTGATCCCGGCCGACCGCCTGATCGCCAACGTCAATGGCGTGATGAACGCGGTGATGGTCAACGGTGATGCCGCCGGTTCGACCCTGTTCTACGGCGCTGGCGCTGGCATGGAGCCGACCGCTTCGTCGGTGATCGCCGACCTGGTGGACGTGGTTCGCGCCATGACCTCCGACCCGGAAAACCGCGTACCGCACCTGGCCTTTCAGCCGGATTCGCTGTCGGCCCACCCGATCCTGCCGATCGAGGCCTGCGAAAGCTCCTATTACCTGCGCATCCAGGCCAAGGATCATCCGGGCGTGTTGGCGCAGGTGGCGAGCATCCTGTCGGAGCGCGGCATCAACATCGAATCGATCATGCAGAAGGAAGTCGAAGAACACGACGGCCTGGTGCCGATGATCCTGCTGACTCACCGCGTGCTGGAACAGCACATGAACGACGCGATCACCGCCCTGGAAGCCTTGGCGGGCGTAGTCGGTCCGGTCGTACGGATCCGCGTCGAGCACCTGAACTAAGCCGTTATCGTTCACCGGGCTCGCCTGCGAGCCCGGGTTTGCGAACACTGTCTATTGGAGCCAGTTATGCGTTATATCAGTACCCGCGGCCAGGCACCGGCCCTGAATTTCGAAGACGTCCTGCTGGCCGGTCTGGCCACGGACGGTGGTCTGTACGTCCCGGAAAACCTGCCACGTTTCACCCAGGAAGAAATCGCTTCCTGGGCCGGCCTGCCGTATCACGAGTTGGCCTTCCGGGTGATGCGCCCGTTCGTGACCGGCAGCATCCCCGATGCCGACTTCAAGAAGATTCTTGAAGAAACGTATGGCGTGTTTTCCCACAACGCCGTAGCGCCATTGCGTCAGCTAAACGGCAACGAATGGGTGCTGGAGCTGTTCCACGGCCCGACCCTCGCATTCAAAGACTTTGCCTTGCAGCTGCTGGGTCGTCTGCTCGACTACGTGCTGGAAAAACGCGGTGAGCGCGTAGTGATTGTCGGCGCCACCTCCGGCGACACCGGTTCGGCCGCCATCGAAGGCTGCAAGCACTGCGAAAACGTCGACATCTTCATCCTGCACCCGCACAACCGTGTGTCCGAAGTGCAGCGTCGCCAGATGACCACCATCTTCGGCGAGAACATCCATAACATCGCCATCGAAGGCAACTTCGATGACTGCCAGGAAATGGTCAAGGCCAGCTTCGCCGACCAGAGCTTCCTCAAAGGCACGCGTCTGGTGGCCGTGAACTCGATCAACTGGGCGCGAATCATGGCCCAGATCGTTTACTACTTCCATGCAGCCCTGCAGTTGGGCGGCCCGGCACGTTCGGTATCGTTCTCGGTGCCGACCGGCAACTTTGGCGACATTTTCGCCGGTTACCTGGCGCGCAACATGGGCCTGCCGATCAACCAGTTGATCGTCGCCACCAACCGCAACGACATCCTGCACCGCTTCATGAGCGGCAATCAGTACGTCAAGGACACGCTGCACGCCACGCTGTCGCCGTCGATGGACATCATGGTGTCGTCGAACTTCGAACGCCTGCTGTTCGACCTGCACGGTCGCAACGGCGCAGCGATCGCCGGGCTGATGGACACCTTCAAACAAGGTGGTGGTTTCAGCGTCGAACAGGAACGCTGGACCGAAGCCCGCAAGCTGTTCGATTCGCTGGCCGTGGATGACGCTCAAACCTGCGAAACCATTGCCGAAGTTTTTGAGCAAACCGGCGAACTGCTGGATCCGCACACCGCCATCGGCGTGAAGGCGGCGCGCGAGTGCCGTCGCAGCCTGGATATCCCGATGGTGATCCTCGGTACGGCGCATCCGGTCAAATTTCCGGACGCAGTGGAAAAAGCAGGCGTAGGAAAAGCACTCGAACTACCTGCACATCTTTCTGATTTGTTTGAGCGAGATGAGCGCTGCACCGTGCTGCCAAATGACCTGAAAGCCGTGCAGGCCTTTGTCAGTCAGCATGGCAACCGCGGCAAGCCTCTGTAACCAATTAAAACTGTCACATTTTGAAGCCCGTCTCCTGACGGGCTTTCTCATTTCTGCATGTCACACTTGTTGGGTTTTCGCCCCATGAAGGACGGGCGAGTTGATCACGAAGGAAGTGGCAATGCTGTTTTTCAAAGGGTTAAAACCAGCTGCATGCTGGATGTTTTTTTTAGTCGGCACCCTGGGTTTTGCTCAATGGGGGAGCGCGTCGCAATTGGCGGCGACCGATTCCAAAGGATCGGTTGCTGGCCTAATGATCGAGCTGGATGCTCAGGAGTCGAAATGGATTGCCGAGCATTCAAAAGTCATCGTCGCATCGGTGCAATATCCGCTGTACCTGTTCAAGGATGAGCACGGTCAATGGAGCGGTTTGAACAATGATCTGCTCAACCGCATCAGTGCGATGACGGGATTGCAGTTTGTTCACGAGGAATCGTTTTCCACCGATCAGTTGCTCGGGCGACTGGAAAGTGGCGCAGCGGACATGAGCACGACGCTGGCGATGAATGACGAACGCAAGACGTTTCTGGATTTCAGTCATGCGTTCGGTGGCGCTGGCTGGGTGTTCGTCGGGCGGGCCGGGGCGCCAGAGGTGCAATCCCTGGAGCAGCTGTCGGGACAGGTTCTGGTGTTGCCGACCCGGCATGCGCTGGAGGCCACGATTCGCCGCGACTATCCGGACATCGACCTGCGCTCGGTTAAAACCTATGCGGAGGCCCGGGCGCTGGTCGAGAGCGGTGAGGCCTATGCCACCATCGAAAACGAAACCGGAGCACAACTCTATCCGTCCGGGCAGCTCAAGGTCGGGTATACGGTCGAGGGCAAATGGGAGGCGGACCACCTGGCCGTACGCAAAGGTCAGCCTCAGCTGTCGAGCATCCTCAACAAGGCGCTTGAAGCGCTTGATCCTGCTGAATTGCGCGCCATTCGCCTGAAATGGCTCAATGGGATTGCCCCCATTAAGGTGCCTGGCGCCTGGCACCGACTCGCCGAGTGGGGCTGCTGGGGAATGTTTATCGTCAGTCTGTTCGGCCTGTTGTCCCTGCTCTGGAACCGACGGCTCACGGTATTGATCCAGCAACGCATGGATGCCGAGAAAAGTCTGAGTGATCAGCTCGCCTTCCAGCATGCGTTGATGGACGCCATGCCCGATCCGATGTTTGTTCGTGATCTGGAAGGCCGTTTGATCATGTGCAACAAAAGTTATGAGGAGGGCTTGTCGACCCGTTTCGACCAGGTTCAGGGGCGACAGCTGATTGAACTGGACGTCTTGCCCAAAGAGACTGCCGAACTGCTGCATGCAGAGTTCATGGCCCAGCTCGGAACGCGCAAGACCCGCTTCAGTGAGCGTCAATTGATGTTCAACAACGGCGTCAGGCATGTCTATCAGTGGACGGTGCCTTTTTACAGTGCCGACGGACAATTGCGGGGCCTGCTGGGAGGCTGGACCGATATTGGCAAGCGTAAGAAGCAGGCGTGACGCGGCTGTTTTTTCTCTGTCATCTTGGCCGTGCATGCTCTATTGACCCGCGGCGCAGTTTCACCAGCAGTCGGTATCCAGAACTTTCTTCTCGAGCCAGTGGTCATTTACTGTAGGCACGCCCCAGGCACTTTGTTTTCGGACTATTGAGTGGTGATCGAGATGGAAAGTATCAGTCTATTGCTCGGTGAAGCTCTGAGCCCGTATCAGGTAACGTTGACCCCGTCGGGGACCCATGGCGAATGCCTGGTGACACTGAAAAATGCGACCGGCGCGATCGTGGTCGAGCGGGCGTTCAATCAGGACCAGTTGACCAGCAAACGTCTGCTGACGGATGTCGTCGACGGTTTGCATCGCGACGTGCTGATCGCCGAAGGCAGGCTGGAGCCCTGCGTCATCGCGGCGTTGCGTAATGCTGCTCAGGACAAGATCCTGGCCAACCGAAATTGAATTGTTTTTTGTGGGAACCTTCCTGCGCTTAGGTCAGTCAGACCATGTAACAGCAGGATCAAGCATTGTGCTCCGGTGCTTGTAGCTTGCTGCCACTGGCCTTTATATAGGCCACGTTTAACCCCGAGTCGTCTCCCCACTTCTCGGGGTTTCTTTTTGCCTGCGATTTGTCATTGCTCGGCCTGCTGTAAGAAAAATGCCCGGCTGGCTTCCAGGTAGTCGCTGCGACTCTCGGGGTCCAGCCAGGCGGCGTATGCCTCGCTTAAGTGATCGTGGGGCAGGGTGCGCAGCAGTTGGTTGATCTCGATGATCGCCTGCCGGCCCTGGGGAGTGTCAGTACAGCCAATGTAACCGGACAGGTATTTGCCCGTGCCGCGAATCGGGTAGAACTGCAATTCATCTTCCGCGATCCCTTGCTGCTGGGCCTGGTAGCGGATTTCCGAGCGGTACCCCAACAGCATCCGCAAGCGCCCCAAGCGTTGCATTTGCAACAGGCTGCCCAAAGCGTCGTTGCCGTAGTGGAGGGTCAGTGAGTTGGCTGGCGCTTGTTTGAGCAGCGCGTCGAGATATTCGCCGTAGTTGCGCTCGGCAATAATGCCCAGTGTCTCGCGGCCACTGGCCAGCAGAGCCGCCAGGTCCACTTCGCCGTCCTTGATAAAGGGCGTCAACATCTCCCGATCAACGCGTCGCACTGCAAGGCCGTTACTCATGGCCCGAAACACCGGAATGGAAAATGCGATCCAGCCATCGCGCTCCTTGCTCCAGTTCAGCGCTGCATCGCACGTGAGGGATGGCTCGTGGAGCATTTGCAAGCCACGAGCGCGATTGACTCGCATCAGGGAGTGTTCATATTGCGGCATGCGGGCGATCAGCAGCGGTAACAGTTTATCGATGACGCCCTGGCCCTTTTTCGATCCTTCGAAAATCATCAGCGGTGGAAGATCGCGCAACAGCCAGACCAGGGTTTCCCTCGGTTGCGCCAACGTTGGCTGAGCCTGGCCGGCGAGCAACAGGAAAAACGCGTACGCGCACAATGCTCGTCCGCCGCGCGTCAGGCAGTGGTTGATGGGCCGCGCAAGCAGGCGCCTCAGCTTAGATGGCCCCGTCTTCACGCAGTTTTGCGATCTGTTCCTTGTCGTAACCAAGATCGTTGAGTACCTGCGCATTGTGTTCGCCCAACTGCGGCCCGACCCATTCCGAAGTACCGGGTGTCTCAGAGAGTTTCGGCACGATTCCCGGCATCTTGAAATCTTTACCGTCCGGCAACTTGGCCTTCAGGAACATTTCCCTGGCCAGGTACTGCGGATCACTGAACATGTCTTCAGCACTGAAGATCCGGCTGGCCGGTACATCGGCCTGATTCAACTGCTCGATGATAGTGTCCAGCGGCAGCGAGTTAACCCAGCGATCAATCACCCCAT
It encodes:
- the dsbC gene encoding bifunctional protein-disulfide isomerase/oxidoreductase DsbC; this translates as MRLTQIFAAAAIALVSTFAVADDAADKAIRKSLENLQLEVPVETITASPLPGLYEVKLKGSRVLYASADGQYVVQGYMFQLKDGKPVNLTEKTERLGVSKLVNAIPVAETVVYPAIGETKSHITVFTDTTCPYCHKLHAEVPELNKRGIEVRYVAFPRQGLGSPGDEQLQAVWCSKDKKAAMDKMVDGKEIKAAKCDNPVSKQFALGQSIGVNGTPAIVLADGQVIPGYQPAPQVAKLALDAK
- a CDS encoding homoserine dehydrogenase, which encodes MKPVKVGICGLGTVGGGTFNVLQRNAEEIARRAGRGIEVAQIAMRTPKPQFQTTGIAITNDVFEVATNPEIDIVIELVGGYTVARELVLKAIENGKHVVTANKALIAVHGNEIFAKAREKGVIVAFEAAVAGGIPVIKAIREGLSANRINWVAGIINGTGNFILTEMREKGRTFEDVLAEAQALGYAEADPTFDVEGIDAAHKLTILASIAFGIPLQFDKAYTEGITKLTTADVNYAEALGYRIKHLGVARSTAAGIELRVHPTLIPADRLIANVNGVMNAVMVNGDAAGSTLFYGAGAGMEPTASSVIADLVDVVRAMTSDPENRVPHLAFQPDSLSAHPILPIEACESSYYLRIQAKDHPGVLAQVASILSERGINIESIMQKEVEEHDGLVPMILLTHRVLEQHMNDAITALEALAGVVGPVVRIRVEHLN
- the thrC gene encoding threonine synthase, producing MRYISTRGQAPALNFEDVLLAGLATDGGLYVPENLPRFTQEEIASWAGLPYHELAFRVMRPFVTGSIPDADFKKILEETYGVFSHNAVAPLRQLNGNEWVLELFHGPTLAFKDFALQLLGRLLDYVLEKRGERVVIVGATSGDTGSAAIEGCKHCENVDIFILHPHNRVSEVQRRQMTTIFGENIHNIAIEGNFDDCQEMVKASFADQSFLKGTRLVAVNSINWARIMAQIVYYFHAALQLGGPARSVSFSVPTGNFGDIFAGYLARNMGLPINQLIVATNRNDILHRFMSGNQYVKDTLHATLSPSMDIMVSSNFERLLFDLHGRNGAAIAGLMDTFKQGGGFSVEQERWTEARKLFDSLAVDDAQTCETIAEVFEQTGELLDPHTAIGVKAARECRRSLDIPMVILGTAHPVKFPDAVEKAGVGKALELPAHLSDLFERDERCTVLPNDLKAVQAFVSQHGNRGKPL
- a CDS encoding transporter substrate-binding domain-containing protein, producing the protein MLFFKGLKPAACWMFFLVGTLGFAQWGSASQLAATDSKGSVAGLMIELDAQESKWIAEHSKVIVASVQYPLYLFKDEHGQWSGLNNDLLNRISAMTGLQFVHEESFSTDQLLGRLESGAADMSTTLAMNDERKTFLDFSHAFGGAGWVFVGRAGAPEVQSLEQLSGQVLVLPTRHALEATIRRDYPDIDLRSVKTYAEARALVESGEAYATIENETGAQLYPSGQLKVGYTVEGKWEADHLAVRKGQPQLSSILNKALEALDPAELRAIRLKWLNGIAPIKVPGAWHRLAEWGCWGMFIVSLFGLLSLLWNRRLTVLIQQRMDAEKSLSDQLAFQHALMDAMPDPMFVRDLEGRLIMCNKSYEEGLSTRFDQVQGRQLIELDVLPKETAELLHAEFMAQLGTRKTRFSERQLMFNNGVRHVYQWTVPFYSADGQLRGLLGGWTDIGKRKKQA
- a CDS encoding DUF3509 domain-containing protein, whose protein sequence is MESISLLLGEALSPYQVTLTPSGTHGECLVTLKNATGAIVVERAFNQDQLTSKRLLTDVVDGLHRDVLIAEGRLEPCVIAALRNAAQDKILANRN
- a CDS encoding TIGR02285 family protein, yielding MRRYSTILVTTRNRSQNCVKTGPSKLRRLLARPINHCLTRGGRALCAYAFFLLLAGQAQPTLAQPRETLVWLLRDLPPLMIFEGSKKGQGVIDKLLPLLIARMPQYEHSLMRVNRARGLQMLHEPSLTCDAALNWSKERDGWIAFSIPVFRAMSNGLAVRRVDREMLTPFIKDGEVDLAALLASGRETLGIIAERNYGEYLDALLKQAPANSLTLHYGNDALGSLLQMQRLGRLRMLLGYRSEIRYQAQQQGIAEDELQFYPIRGTGKYLSGYIGCTDTPQGRQAIIEINQLLRTLPHDHLSEAYAAWLDPESRSDYLEASRAFFLQQAEQ